The Rhododendron vialii isolate Sample 1 chromosome 5a, ASM3025357v1 genome contains a region encoding:
- the LOC131325898 gene encoding uncharacterized protein LOC131325898: MTVAGFDMSGEILREIKLPASFDKYRYFGEFTDHQMAVIGGSFSLLLWPSHDYGVEVWMMKKYGVRDSWTKFTISNPWSGIFYVSYLSAEDKFVLAIRGKIFYFYKEIADESVGNKLDHSCFWHSN, translated from the exons ATGACTGTTGCTGGTTTTGATATGTCGGGTGAGATTTTAAGGGAAATCAAGCTGCCTGCTTCTTTTGATAAGTATAGGTATTTTGGTGAGTTCACTGATCATCAAATGGCGGTTATTGGGGGTTCTTTCTCTTTGTTGTTGTGGCCGAGTCATGACTACGGAGTTGAAGTTTGGATGATGAAGAAGTACGGAGTAAGAGACTCGTGGACCAAATTTACGATTTCTAATCCTTGGTCGGGAATATTCTATGTGTCGTATTTATCAGCTGAAGACAAATTTGTGTTGGCAATAAGGGGAaagatattttatttttacaaagaGATAGCGGATGAGTCTGTGGGAAACAAACTG GATCATAGTTGTTTCTGGCATTCCAACTGA
- the LOC131327841 gene encoding NAC domain-containing protein 41-like, which produces MTVPKGYHFTPTDQELLLKYLDKKCTNEALPCDVVIDREIYGDKAPWQIFMDEEEDPWEISKTKDKKTDLWKTEGTIYVFTTLIKASQNRIARKAGCGSWHGETAREEVKNGKCAIGYKTTLYFEIAADEPIAMDGPVKKGHWIMQEYSLRDSNTDKSKGKYVLCRIKRFDAKYTKISPRKRKIVEAATTDNDLVVPKSAKRPKSAKRVRPEVMQEKKMECVITATPDTEVVPFSKDQQFVQDQNFLMSDDANELTIEELEAIWEQEEQESCSPWHCDNSALVH; this is translated from the coding sequence ATGACTGTACCAAAAGGCTATCACTTTACGCCTACAGATCAAGAACTCCTTCTAAAATATCTCGACAAGAAGTGTACGAACGAAGCCCTGCCTTGTGACGTCGTTATCGATCGTGAGATTTACGGCGACAAAGCCCCGTGGCAGATTTTTATGGACGAAGAAGAAGACCCATGGGAGATATCCAAAACCAAAGACAAGAAGACAGATTTATGGAAGACAGAAGGTACAATCTACGTTTTCACGACCTTGATCAAGGCCAGCCAAAACAGGATTGCCAGAAAAGCCGGTTGTGGCTCATGGCACGGAGAGACGGCTCGTGAAGAAGTTAAGAACGGTAAATGTGCAATAGGGTACAAGACAACGTTGTACTTTGAGATTGCCGCCGACGAACCTATTGCAATGGACGGGCCTGTGAAAAAAGGCCACTGGATCATGCAAGAGTATTCTCTCCGTGATAGCAATACTGATAAAAGTAAAGGCAAATATGTTCTTTGCAGGATAAAAAGATTTGATGCAAAGTACACCAAGATTTCTccgagaaaaagaaagattgtTGAGGCTGCCACTACTGATAATGACCTTGTAGTTCCGAAATCCGCAAAGCGTCCGAAATCTGCAAAGCGTGTTAGACCTGAGGTTATGCAAGAAAAGAAGATGGAGTGTGTTATTACTGCGACACCGGATACAGAAGTTGTTCCCTTCTCAAAAGATCAACAATTTGTGCAAGATCAGAATTTTCTAATGAGTGATGATGCGAATGAGTTAACCATTGAAGAACTTGAAGCTATTTGGGAACAGGAGGAGCAAGAAAGTTGTTCACCTTGGCATTGTGATAATTCTGCACTAGTTCATTGA